TACCAGTCTTGAAGCCATTTATAGCCAGTCAGAAGTATCTGTAAAAAAGATGCAACAGGAATGGCACCGGGCGTTTATAAGTATTAATGAAACATTGGGGTTGCTGGAAGATAAGAAAGCCCGCGCAGAAGCCGGCGAAAAGGTAAATGTAATGATGATGGGCGAAGGGGGGCTTATAGGTGGTGGCGGTGGTCTTTCGGACAATCAAAAGACATTTCTAATTATTGCTGCAGTAATAGCAGGACTTGTAGCGGTCTATTTCATAGACCCATTTGGAATTGCTACTTTATGGTTAAATTCTCTAAAAAGTCTTGCCGGCGTTCCTATCCAGTAAGTATTGATTTTTAACCTGAAAAATTCAAACCTTTCTTTATGGAATTTTGTTTTCCCTGTCCAAAATGTATATGCTCTTTCCGTTTTGATAGAATAGATTAAATATTGTATTACCTAATAGAATACCCAAAAATTACAAAAATATTTATCATCCATTGCGATGTGAAAGGATGGTCTGCCCGTGTGGGAAGATGACAAAAAAATGACATTTACAGAACATCTGGCGGAGTTAAGGATACGGATTATCCGCTCCGGAGTAGCGGTGATTATCGCAATGGTTGTCTGTTATATTTTTTCTAACACTATTTTAGAAGGCTTACAGAAGCCATTAACTTTATTAAAAGACTTAGGGATTGTGGTTTTCTCGGATAATCAAACGAAAAACAACCCTGAAAATTCTACTGAAAATGCTGGCAATAGTCCCGAAAATAAAAAGAGTTCTGATGAAATAAAGATGGTAGTTTTAAACCCTTTTGAAATCGTAATTTTAAAATTTAAAGTTGCAGGTTACGGGGGATTAATATTGGCTTTGCCTTATATAATATGGCAGGCATGTGCTTTTGTTTTCCCGGGACTAAAACCGAATGAAAGGAAACTGGTAAAAGTTATACTATTTGGTTGTAGTTCTTTAGGTATTATTGGTGTTATTGTCGCTTATTTTGGCGTAATACCTCTGGTTATCCCTTATTTATTGCAATGGATACCTCCGGGTTGGGATATTCAGTTACGGGCCAATGAAACGCTTTCTATTATCGTTTTACTGCTCTTTGGATTTGCCCTCGCTTTTCAATTTCCTATGGTAATATTAGCATTAGTATATCTTGATTTATTAAATCCAGACACCTTGCGGAAACTTCGGAAATATGTCATCGTTGGTTTAAGTATTGTTTCGGCTGTCCTAACACCACCTGACCCTATTTCTATGATAATTATGTTGGTCCCTTTAGTTGTGTTATATGAAATTAGTATCTGGGCATCTTATTTAATTCGGAAAAAACCGCAAACTTTATAATAATAGGAGCATACCCGATGGTAGGCGTTGGTTTTACAGAGATGATAATCATTGCAGGGATTGCTCTTGTTGTTTTGGGACCGGAAAAATTTCCGGAATTCGCAAAAATAGCAATTCGTGCTATTCGTGATATACGCGGTTATTTCGATGAAGTGAAAACAGAGATTGCTAAGGAAGTCAAACCCTTAGAAAAAGAACTGAATGAGTTGACTAAAAAAAGTAATGAACTATAT
This is a stretch of genomic DNA from Candidatus Hydrogenedens sp.. It encodes these proteins:
- the tatC gene encoding twin-arginine translocase subunit TatC gives rise to the protein MWEDDKKMTFTEHLAELRIRIIRSGVAVIIAMVVCYIFSNTILEGLQKPLTLLKDLGIVVFSDNQTKNNPENSTENAGNSPENKKSSDEIKMVVLNPFEIVILKFKVAGYGGLILALPYIIWQACAFVFPGLKPNERKLVKVILFGCSSLGIIGVIVAYFGVIPLVIPYLLQWIPPGWDIQLRANETLSIIVLLLFGFALAFQFPMVILALVYLDLLNPDTLRKLRKYVIVGLSIVSAVLTPPDPISMIIMLVPLVVLYEISIWASYLIRKKPQTL